In the Mauremys reevesii isolate NIE-2019 unplaced genomic scaffold, ASM1616193v1 Contig42, whole genome shotgun sequence genome, one interval contains:
- the LOC120394197 gene encoding olfactory receptor 51I2-like, giving the protein MSDSNRTNFTNPSSFILLGIPGLEAAHIWISIPFCAMYAIAVFGNFTILFIVKREPSLHGPMYYFLCMLAVSDLVLSTSTLPKLLSIFWFNSREISFSACLTQMYFVHSFSGMESGILMAMAFDRYVAICHPLRHSTILTNSVVVTIGLAVVVRSGILALPYPLLVRRWPYCRTNIISHFYCEHIAVVNLACADISINSYYGLFDLLSVIGMDVFFIAMSYTQILRAIFCLPTKDARLKTFGTCISHLCAISALYIPDLFSSLMLRFGHNVPLHVLILITVVYHLVPPVLHPIIYGVRTKQIRGRLIQLFTHKET; this is encoded by the coding sequence ATGTCAGATTCTAACAGAACCAACTTCACCAATCCCTCCagcttcatcctgctgggcattcctggcctagaGGCAGCCCATATCTGGATCTCCATTCCCTTCTGTGCTATGTACGCCATAGCTGTGTTTGGAAACTTCACCATCTTGTTCATCGTGAagagggagccgagcctccatgggcccatgtactatttcctctgcatgctggccgtcaGTGACCTGGTCCTGTCCACATCCACCCTACCCAAactgctgagcatcttctggttcaattccagggagataagtttcagtgcctgcctcacccagatgtactttgtTCACTCCTTCTCAGGgatggagtctggaatcctcatggccatggcttttgatcgctacgtggccatctgccatcctctgagacattccaccatcctgacaaactctgTTGTGGTCACAATAGGCCTGGCCGTGGTGGTGCGTAGTGGCATACTCGCATTGCCCTATCCCTTATTGGTGAGacggtggccatattgcagaaccaacatcatctcCCATTTCTATTGTGAGCACATAGCTGTGGTGAACCTGGCCTGCGCTGACATCAGCATCAATAGTTACTATGGCCTGTTTGATCTTCTCTCTGTGATCGGaatggatgtgttttttatcgcTATGTCCTATACTCAGATCCTCCGGGCCATCTtctgcctccccacaaaggatgcccggctcaaaacttttgggacctgcatctctcatctttgtgccatctcagCTTTGTACATCCCAGATTTATTCTCCTCTCTCATGCTGaggtttggccacaatgtgccaCTGCATGTCCTCATTCTCATTACCGTTGTATACCACCTCGTTCCCCCTGTGCTGCACCCCATCAtttatggggtgaggaccaaacagatccggggcaGGCTGATCCAGCTGTTTACTCATAAAGAGACCTAA